A window of the Paraburkholderia sp. ZP32-5 genome harbors these coding sequences:
- a CDS encoding acyl carrier protein produces MDNAHKVQIRAFVANALRDRGDNDELADDESLFISGRLDSLSMLMLVSNLEAEFDIDFATFDFDVNLIDSVDEIAALVRDRAALSRFHAS; encoded by the coding sequence ATGGACAACGCACATAAAGTACAGATTCGCGCGTTCGTTGCGAACGCACTGCGTGATCGCGGCGACAACGACGAGCTTGCCGATGACGAGTCGCTTTTTATCAGCGGCCGGCTCGATTCACTGTCGATGCTGATGCTCGTTTCCAATCTGGAGGCGGAATTCGATATTGATTTCGCGACGTTTGACTTTGACGTCAACCTCATAGACTCGGTGGACGAAATCGCGGCGCTGGTTCGTGACAGGGCGGCCTTATCTCGATTTCACGCGTCGTAG